One Tolypothrix bouteillei VB521301 DNA window includes the following coding sequences:
- a CDS encoding hybrid sensor histidine kinase/response regulator — protein MTFDEQSYQYFLQEAQELLQEIEQELLSLREGFDINKVYNLMRATHTLKGAAASINSGTIATIAHSLEDIFRAICKPNLCIGPEVEALLFESYECLYLSLNAEFTGSLLNEAEILDRISDIFAQLQEQMGDSFSLEADLPNSEELGFDLTKSIFELGVTQRLDELAAAIASADPEQIFSLLRTQAEVFFGLGESLNLPGFQAIAQSVLSALNNYPNQSITIARIALVNFQEARTSILNGDRTQGGEPSRALQQLTTPRTRVTDAILNSYDTPQPTFPTLEQATSVSHSTPSFSNTVRVNVEHLEQLNYFIGELLTNQNRQSLQNEQLWSAIRVLSSRLVKHQQQLYELTGDWELGIGDKGDKEDKKEVQITNLPSDLHSPIAQTRSRLSSQRSISNPYLLIQSILEDTVQLIEASEAVEMFARESQETLEKQRRLLIGSHDSLMEARMLPLGNLFERFPRILQQLEIVHKKQIALEFHGSDTLVDKAVVERLYDPLLHLVRNAFDHGIEAPSTRQEWGKPDKGVIEIRAYHQGRYLIVEVQDDGQGLDFERIRNKAVEEGLISPQYAINLSHEEIINLLFEPGFSTASTVNNLSGRGMGLDVVRTHLRAIQGTVSVYSEPHRGTMFRLQIPLKLTIDKLLVCQADEKIYALFANAIEEIIIPKVEQVRCWDGGKALRWRKGDTETLIPIYQLATALNYSSPISQFPISQPKHSFADTENKMMPVILIRCQERLLGLEVERLFGELELAIRPLGSAIAPPPYVYGGSILADGRLTLVLDGTALINHLSEQQTQENANNFVSSVPLMPNLKHQQLPIQTRAALADASNFEKKPCKTILLVDDSITVRQTLSLTLQKAGYQVVQAKDGYEAIEQIRYHSDIQLVFCDIEMPRMNGFEFLKTRQQDPNLSDIPVVMLTSRSSDKHRLLAFKLGANAYITKPYLEHMLLTTVTDVLEKKN, from the coding sequence ATGACATTTGACGAGCAAAGTTATCAATATTTTCTCCAAGAAGCTCAAGAACTGCTACAAGAAATAGAACAAGAATTACTCAGTCTTCGTGAAGGGTTTGATATTAATAAAGTTTATAATTTGATGCGAGCAACTCATACTTTAAAAGGTGCAGCGGCTAGCATCAATTCAGGAACGATCGCAACGATAGCTCACTCTTTAGAAGATATTTTTAGAGCTATCTGTAAACCTAATTTATGCATTGGACCAGAAGTTGAAGCTTTACTTTTTGAGAGCTATGAATGTCTTTATCTCTCCTTAAATGCAGAATTTACGGGAAGCTTGTTAAATGAGGCTGAGATTCTCGATCGCATTTCTGATATTTTTGCACAATTGCAAGAACAGATGGGAGACTCTTTTAGCCTAGAAGCCGATCTTCCTAACTCAGAAGAATTGGGTTTCGATTTAACAAAATCTATATTTGAACTAGGTGTTACCCAACGATTAGATGAACTGGCTGCAGCTATAGCTAGCGCCGACCCCGAACAAATTTTTTCTCTGTTAAGAACTCAGGCTGAGGTTTTCTTCGGTTTGGGTGAATCATTAAATTTACCGGGATTTCAAGCTATTGCTCAGTCAGTACTGAGTGCTTTAAATAACTATCCCAATCAATCGATAACTATTGCTCGTATTGCTCTGGTCAACTTTCAGGAAGCTAGAACATCAATACTCAATGGCGATCGTACCCAAGGTGGTGAACCCTCGCGGGCTTTACAGCAACTTACGACACCGCGCACTCGTGTAACAGACGCAATCCTCAACTCATACGACACACCACAGCCAACGTTCCCAACTTTGGAACAGGCTACTTCAGTTTCCCACTCAACACCTTCTTTTTCTAACACTGTCAGAGTCAACGTTGAGCATTTAGAACAACTGAATTATTTCATTGGAGAATTACTGACCAACCAAAATCGCCAGTCTTTGCAAAACGAACAACTCTGGAGTGCGATTCGAGTTCTTTCTTCTCGGTTAGTCAAACACCAACAACAACTTTATGAATTAACTGGAGACTGGGAACTGGGAATTGGGGACAAGGGAGACAAGGAGGATAAGAAAGAAGTACAAATAACCAATCTCCCTTCGGATTTGCACTCTCCTATAGCGCAAACGCGATCGCGGTTGTCTTCCCAACGGTCAATCTCCAATCCTTACTTACTTATTCAATCAATTCTAGAAGACACCGTACAACTAATAGAAGCCTCCGAAGCGGTAGAAATGTTTGCTCGCGAGTCTCAAGAAACTCTTGAAAAACAGCGTCGATTGCTGATCGGTAGTCACGATTCCCTCATGGAAGCCCGAATGCTACCTTTAGGAAATCTTTTTGAACGATTTCCCCGTATCCTGCAACAATTAGAAATAGTGCATAAAAAGCAGATTGCGTTGGAGTTTCACGGGAGCGATACTCTAGTCGATAAAGCAGTTGTTGAACGTTTGTACGATCCTCTATTGCACTTAGTTCGCAATGCCTTTGACCACGGAATTGAAGCTCCTTCTACCCGTCAAGAATGGGGTAAGCCAGACAAAGGTGTCATTGAAATTCGGGCTTACCATCAGGGGAGATATTTGATAGTAGAAGTTCAGGATGATGGACAAGGCTTGGATTTTGAAAGGATTCGCAATAAAGCAGTAGAAGAAGGATTGATTTCACCGCAATATGCTATTAACTTGAGTCACGAAGAAATTATTAATTTATTATTTGAACCTGGGTTCTCTACAGCTTCAACTGTGAACAATCTCTCCGGGCGTGGTATGGGTCTTGATGTTGTTCGCACTCATTTACGAGCAATTCAAGGTACAGTTTCCGTCTATTCCGAACCGCATCGCGGTACAATGTTTAGACTTCAAATTCCTCTAAAGTTGACAATTGATAAATTATTAGTTTGTCAAGCAGATGAGAAAATTTACGCTTTATTTGCTAACGCAATTGAGGAAATTATTATTCCTAAAGTTGAGCAAGTTAGATGCTGGGATGGCGGTAAAGCCCTTCGATGGCGTAAAGGGGATACGGAAACTCTTATCCCTATTTACCAACTCGCTACAGCCTTAAATTATTCCTCACCGATTTCTCAATTTCCCATCTCTCAGCCAAAACATTCTTTTGCTGATACAGAGAATAAAATGATGCCCGTTATTCTGATTCGCTGTCAGGAGCGACTTTTAGGTTTGGAAGTAGAGCGACTTTTTGGAGAGCTTGAATTGGCAATCCGTCCTTTAGGAAGTGCGATCGCACCCCCTCCTTATGTTTATGGAGGTAGCATTCTAGCAGACGGTCGCCTTACGCTGGTCTTAGATGGAACTGCATTAATCAATCATTTGTCCGAACAGCAAACTCAAGAGAACGCTAACAACTTTGTCAGTTCGGTACCTCTCATGCCAAACCTGAAGCATCAGCAATTACCAATCCAAACGCGTGCTGCTTTAGCAGACGCAAGCAATTTTGAGAAAAAACCATGTAAAACAATTTTGCTTGTAGATGATTCCATCACTGTACGTCAAACTCTATCGTTAACTTTGCAAAAAGCCGGTTATCAAGTTGTTCAGGCTAAAGATGGTTATGAAGCTATTGAGCAAATTCGTTACCATTCCGATATCCAGTTAGTCTTTTGCGATATCGAAATGCCTCGAATGAATGGGTTTGAGTTTCTAAAAACCCGCCAGCAAGATCCTAATTTATCTGATATCCCGGTTGTTATGCTGACTTCTCGAAGTAGCGACAAACATAGACTGCTTGCTTTTAAATTAGGAGCAAATGCTTATATTACTAAGCCTTATTTAGAACATATGCTGTTAACAACAGTGACTGATGTATTAGAAAAGAAAAATTAA
- a CDS encoding chemotaxis protein CheW, with translation MERETNTEKFIVFKVADYFLGMSINDVLKVINCSSLHSTRLIQMGLVQVGNHTIKLLDLQQHLNLDSLPQLSGNESFLVITRDSEGELCGVLVHEPPDLIELPPETIRPLPRSDIYSKATPDIVSHVAVLSSEEMIKTIFLLDLKRTITIPSNHI, from the coding sequence GTGGAACGCGAAACAAATACAGAAAAATTTATTGTTTTTAAAGTAGCAGATTATTTTTTAGGAATGTCTATTAACGATGTGCTAAAAGTTATAAATTGTTCGTCTCTCCACAGTACAAGACTGATACAAATGGGGTTAGTGCAAGTAGGCAATCACACGATTAAACTCTTAGATTTACAGCAACATTTAAATTTAGATAGCTTACCTCAGTTATCGGGTAACGAATCGTTTTTGGTAATTACACGTGATTCAGAAGGAGAATTGTGTGGGGTATTAGTTCACGAACCACCCGATTTAATCGAGTTACCACCCGAAACCATACGCCCGCTTCCAAGATCGGACATTTACAGCAAAGCAACCCCTGACATCGTCAGTCATGTCGCTGTTTTATCTTCCGAAGAAATGATAAAAACGATTTTTTTGCTAGATTTAAAGCGTACCATAACAATTCCCAGCAATCATATTTAA
- a CDS encoding 2Fe-2S iron-sulfur cluster-binding protein — translation MNAYKITLVNRNNYTLEVAGDRYILDAAEAAGLRLPVGCRYGACITCAARLLEGEVEQYQAVALKPAQEAMGYVLLCIAYPRSDCKFEVGVESQDQLYINPFKGCR, via the coding sequence ATGAATGCGTATAAAATAACACTCGTTAACCGCAATAATTATACTCTTGAGGTGGCTGGCGATCGATACATATTGGATGCAGCAGAAGCAGCAGGATTGCGATTACCTGTGGGGTGTCGATATGGAGCTTGTATCACTTGTGCAGCACGTTTGCTTGAAGGTGAGGTTGAGCAGTATCAAGCAGTTGCTCTCAAGCCAGCACAAGAAGCAATGGGTTACGTGCTTCTTTGCATTGCCTATCCTCGTTCTGATTGCAAGTTTGAAGTCGGGGTAGAGTCTCAAGACCAACTTTATATCAATCCGTTTAAAGGTTGTCGTTAA
- a CDS encoding glutathione peroxidase: protein MLANKEGQRVPNVTFRLRQDHNWVNFTTNDLFGGKTVIVFSLPGAFTPTCSSTHVPGYNQLARVFKENGVDDIICISVNDAFVMNEWAKDQQAQNIRFVADGNGEFTEGMGMLVDKSDLGFGKRSWRYSMLVKNGIIEKMFIEPEEPGDPFKVSDAETMLRYINPQAAKPQLVSLFTRVGCPYCARAKEMLSGRGIDYEEIVLGKDVTARTLQAVTGASTVPQVFVDGKLIGGSEALADYLSAV from the coding sequence ATGTTAGCTAATAAAGAAGGACAAAGAGTTCCTAATGTAACATTCCGTTTACGTCAAGATCACAATTGGGTAAATTTCACTACCAATGACTTGTTCGGAGGTAAAACTGTCATCGTCTTTTCCCTTCCAGGCGCATTTACACCAACTTGCTCCTCAACCCATGTTCCCGGTTACAACCAATTGGCAAGAGTTTTTAAAGAAAATGGGGTAGATGATATCATTTGCATTTCCGTGAATGATGCTTTTGTAATGAATGAATGGGCAAAAGACCAACAGGCTCAAAACATCAGGTTTGTAGCTGATGGCAATGGTGAATTTACAGAAGGTATGGGAATGCTAGTCGATAAATCCGACTTGGGCTTCGGGAAGAGGTCTTGGCGCTATTCCATGTTGGTAAAAAATGGCATCATTGAAAAGATGTTTATTGAGCCAGAAGAACCAGGCGATCCCTTTAAAGTATCTGATGCTGAGACAATGCTGAGATACATCAACCCTCAAGCGGCAAAACCTCAATTGGTTTCCTTGTTCACAAGAGTTGGTTGTCCTTATTGTGCTCGCGCCAAAGAGATGCTATCCGGACGTGGCATTGATTATGAAGAAATCGTTTTGGGTAAAGATGTAACCGCTCGTACATTACAAGCTGTGACAGGTGCATCTACAGTTCCCCAAGTGTTTGTTGATGGCAAATTAATTGGTGGTTCCGAAGCACTGGCTGATTACTTAAGTGCTGTGTAA